One Drechmeria coniospora strain ARSEF 6962 chromosome 01, whole genome shotgun sequence genomic region harbors:
- a CDS encoding glycogen phosphorylase: MTNEQQRLPTRERRPSTSAPVVDIQGSVGPAGISRPKHKRTFTGFGAGEIKSVEASIPEPQREAWKRNQVQSFGDKDGFEREMVRHVETTLARSMFNCDESAAYSATSLAFRDRLITDWNKTQQRQTFNDTKRVYYLSLEFLMGRALDNAMLNVGLKDTAKAGLADLGFRIEDIISQEHDAALGNGGLGRLAACFLDSLASLNYPAWGYGLRYRYGIFKQEIIDGYQVEVPDYWLDFNPWEFPRHDVTVDIQFFGHVNKVTNDAGKSVCIWEGGEIVQAVAYDVPIPGYDTPTTNNLRLWSSKASGGEFDFQKFNSGDYESSVADQQRAETISAVLYPNDNLERGKELRLKQQYFWVAASLYDIVRRFKKSKRPWTEFPDQVAIQLNDTHPTLAIVELQRILIDIEGLEWDLAWDIVRETFGYTNHTVLPEALEKWPVSLVQHLLPRHLQIIYDINLYFLQQVEKAFPDDGDMLRRVSIIEESQPKMVRMAFLAIVGSHKVNGVAELHSDLIKTTIFKDFVQIYGPDKFTNVTNGITPRRWLHQANPRLSELIASKVGGNDFLKDLTLLNRLEKHVKDAKFRREWAEIKYANKVRLAKHIKTTTGITVNPAALFDVQVKRIHEYKRQQLNIFGVIHRYLSIKAMSPPERKKQLPRVVVFGGKAAPGYWMAKQIIHLINAVGAVVNEDEDVGDLLKVIFLEDYNVSKAEIICPASDISQHISTAGTEASGTSNMKFVLNGGLIIGTCDGANIEITREIGESNIFLFGNLAEDVEDLRHAHTHGSHSIDAKLDKVFAEIEKGTFGSVDDFRGMIAAVRQHGDYYLVSDDFNSYIETHDLVDAAYRNQDEWVSKCILSVARMGFFTSDRCINEYAESIWNIEPLYTGK, from the exons ATGACAAACGAACAGCAACGATTGCCGACCCGGGAGCGTCgaccctcgacctcggctcCCGTCGTGGACATCCAGGGCTCCGTCGGTCCCGCCGGCATCTCTCGACCGAAGCATAAGCGGACCTTcaccggcttcggcgccggcgagatcAAGAGCGTCGAAG ccTCGATCCCCGAACCGCAGCGGGAGGCGTGGAAGCGAAACCAGGTCCAGAGCTTCGGCGACAAGGATGGCTTCGAGAGGGAGATGGTCCGCCACGTCGAGACGACGCTCGCGCGCAGCATGTTCAACTGCGACGAGTCGGCCGCCTACTCGGCCACGAGCCTCGCCTTCCGCGATCGCCTCATCACCGACTGGAACAAGACGCAGCAGCGGCAGACCTTCAACGACACGAAACGCGTCTACTACCTGAGCCTCGAGTTTCTCATGGGCCGAGCGCTCGACAACGCCATGCTCAACGTCGGCCTCAAGGACACGGCCAAGG ccggcctcgccgacctcggcttCCGAATCGAGGACATCATCTCGCAGGAGCACGACGCGGCtctcggcaacggcggcctcggccgcctcgccgcctgcttcCTCGACAGCCTGGCCTCGCTCAACTACCCCGCCTGGGGCTACGGTCTCCGCTACCGGTACGGCATCTTCAAGCAGGAGATCATCGACGGCTACCAGGTCGAGGTGCCCGACTACTGGCTCGACTTTAACCCCTGGGAGTTTCCCCGCCACGACGTGACGGTCGAC ATTCAATTCTTCGGCCACGTCAACAAGGTGACCAACGACGCCGGCAAGTCCGTCTGCATCTgggagggcggcgagatCGTCCAGGCCGTCGCCTACGACGTGCCCATCCCCGGCTACGACACGCCGACGACCAACAACCTCCGGCTGTGGTCCAGCAAGGCGTCGGGCGGCGAGTTTGACTTTCAAAAGTTCAACAGCGGCGACTACGAgagctccgtcgccgaccagcAGCGCGCCGAGACCATCAGCGCCGTCCTGTACCCCAACGACAACCTCGAGCGCGGCAAGGAGCTCCGGCTGAAGCAGCAGTACTTTTGggtcgccgcctcgctctACGACATCGTCCGCCGCTTCAAGAAGTCGAAGCGTCCCTGGACCGAGTTCCCCGACCAGGTGGCCATCCAGCTCAACGACACGCACCCgacgctcgccatcgtcgagctgcAGCGCATCCTCATCGACATCGAGGGGCTCGAGTGGGATCTCGCCTGGGACATTGTCAGGGAAACC TTTGGCTACACCAACCACACCGTGCTCcccgaggcgctcgagaagTGGCCCGTGAGCCTCGTCCAGCACCTCCTGCCGAGGCACCTCCAGATCATCTACGACATCAACCTCTACTTCCTCCAGCAGGTCGAAAAGGCCttccccgacgacggcgacatgcTCCGGCGCGTCTCCATCATCGAGGAGTCGCAGCCCAAGATGGTCCGCATGGCCTttctcgccatcgtcggctccCACAAGGTCAACGGCGTGGCCGAGCTGCACTCGGACCTCATCAAGACGACCATCTTCAAGGACTTTGTCCAGATCTACGGGCCCGACAAGTTCACCAACGTCACCAACGGCATCACCCCCCGCCGCTGGCTGCACCAGGCCAACCCGCGCCTGTCGGAGCTCATCGCCTCCAAGGTCGGCGGCAACGACTTCCTCAAGGACCTGACGCTGCTCAACCGGCTCGAGAAGCACGTCAAGGACGCCAAGTTCCGGCGCGAGTGGGCCGAGATCAAGTACGCCAACAAGGTGCGCCTCGCCAAGCACatcaagacgacgacgggcatcaCCGTCAACCCGGCCGCCCTCTTCGACGTCCAGGTCAAGCGGATCCACGAGTACAAGCGGCAGCAGCTCAACATCTTTGGCGTCATCCACCGCTACCTGTCCATCAAGGCCATGAGCCCGCCCGAGCGCAAGAAGCAGCTGccccgcgtcgtcgtcttcggcggcaaggcggcgCCGGGCTACTGGATGGCGAAGCAGATCATCCACCTCAtcaacgccgtcggcgccgtcgtcaacgaggacgaggacgtcggcgacctcCTCAAGGTCATCTTCCTCGAGGACTACAACGTGAGCAAGGCCGAGATCATCTGCCCCGCCTCCGACATCAGCCAGCAcatctcgacggccggcaccga AGCCTCGGGCACGAGCAACATGAAGTTTGTCCTCAACGGCGGCCTCATCATCGGCAcctgcgacggcgccaac aTCGAGATCACGCGCGAGATTGGCGAGAGCAACATCTTCCTCTTCGGcaacctcgccgaggacgtcgaggacctCCGGCACGCCCACACGCACGGCTCCCACAGCATCGACGCGAAGCTGGACAAGGTCTTTGCCGAGATCGAGAAGGGCACCTTtggctccgtcgacgacttccGCGGCATGATCGCGGCCGTGAGGCAGCACGGCGACTACTACCTCGTGTCGGACGACTTCAACAGCTACATCGAGACgcacgacctcgtcgacgccgcgtACCGGAACCAGGACGAGTGGGTGTCCAAGTGCATCCTCTCGGTCGCGAGGATGGGATTCTTCACGAGCGACCGTTGCATCAACGAGTACGCCGAGAGCATCTGGAACATTGAGCCCCTCTACACCGGAAAGTAG
- a CDS encoding RING finger protein, producing MVLSGFLGASDRPSAGRAKVTVESQDLQAEYIHDEAQLPCIPPERPNLRDLNSSLAALAAVFPDVQVEVFRELLSNFDGESRLALVADALLKNRVDWVKGRWRTVEPLARATEGVPRVDAFRSREYVGAVRALAWHEFRGLSRSTINAVLAESNHSYLDARRTLVALSTKSWRFTISSLFLRRRPVAKAENHPLVVWRPTGRGHLVPAIRTSGNAELDRELYDALVRPVQERERAAREAGDRTLAAKLNDEEAEAAEATHECMCCFVACAFEHFTSCTRRGHMICFRCVRESIKEALFGQGWTRNINAETGTLKCPAVDGDECAGCIPSDHIHRALTAEASGADMLHKLDQRLAEHSLVGSRLPLIHCPFCSYAEVDDIFLPSREGRPRICTGSVYKLLFLCLCLCLVVLTMPALLLSSLVCLLLTTHQTLWKHAASEWQKALTRHCRRRRGLRFSCQNPRCGRVSCLSCHKSWTDIHVCHESSLVALRTQVEQAMSMAVKRVCPRCSTSFVKNAGCNKLTCPCGYKMCYVCRANLDDEGYRHFCDHFRPDGDPRPCTECDRCNLWQSEDTERVLAEARAEAEHRWREAEQRDLSGAEKAFVETGVAVRAPDISLGRLFSRGRVPTLADVLDLAVEILFV from the coding sequence ATGGTCCTCTCCGGCTTTCTCGGCGCCAGCGACCGTCCGTCAGCCGGCCGTGCCAAGGTGACCGTCGAGTCGCAGGACCTTCAAGCCGAGTACATccacgacgaggcccagCTTCCGTGCATCCCGCCCGAGCGGCCGAACCTCCGCGACCTCAACagcagcctcgccgccttggccgccgtcttccCCGACGTCCAGGTCGAGGTCTTCCGGGAGCTGCTTTCCAACTTTGACGGCGAGTCGAGGCTGGcactcgtcgccgacgccctgctCAAGAACCGAGTCGACTGGGTAAAGGGCCGCTGGAGGACCGTCGAACCCCTGGCCCGCGCGACCGAGGGGGTGCCGCGGGTCGATGCCTTTCGGAGCCGCGAgtacgtcggcgccgtccgtGCTCTCGCCTGGCACGAGTTCAGGGGCCTGTCCCGGTCGACCATcaacgccgtcctcgccgagtccAACCACTCGtacctcgacgcccgacggaccctcgtcgccctctccACCAAGTCCTGGCGCTTCACCATCTCGTCCCTCTTCCTGCGCCGCAGGCCcgtggccaaggccgagaaCCACCCGCTCGTCGTCTGGCGACCGACGGGTCGAGGGCACCTCGTGCCCGCCATACGCACCTCCGGCAACGCCGAACTCGACCGCGAGCTgtacgacgccctcgtccggcccGTCCAGGAGAGGGAAAGGGCCGCCCGAGAGGCCGGCGATCGCACGCTCGCCGCGAAGCTAaacgacgaagaggccgaggcggccgaggcgacgcacgagtgcatgtgctgctTCGTCGCCTGCGCCTTCGAGCACTTCACCAGCTGCACCCGCCGCGGTCACATGATCTGCTTCCGGTGCGTTCGGGAGTCCATCAAGGAGGCCCTCTTTGGCCAGGGCTGGACGAGAAACATCAACGCCGAGACGGGCACGCTCAAGTgtcccgccgtcgacggcgacgagtgCGCCGGCTGCATACCGTCCGATCACATCCACCGCGCCCTCACCGCCGAGGCGTCGGGTGCCGACATGCTGCACAAGCTTGACCAGCGCCTCGCCGAGCacagcctcgtcggctcccgCCTGCCTCTCATCCACTGTCCCTTCTGCAGCtacgccgaggtcgacgacatcTTTTTGCCCTCGCGCGAGGGCAGGCCGCGCATCTGCACCGGTAGCGTCTACAAACTCCTCttcctctgcctctgcctctgcctcgtcgtcctcaccATGCCGGCTCTCTTGCTGTCCTCTCTCGTCTGCCTCCTCCTCACGACCCATCAGACGCTCTGGAAGCACGCCGCCTCCGAGTGGCAAAAGGCCCTGACGAGGCactgtcgccgccgccgcggccttCGCTTCTCGTGCCAGAACCCTCGATGCGGCCGCGTATCCTGCCTCTCTTGCCACAAATCCTGGACCGACATTCACGTCTGCCACGAATCCTCGCTCGTCGCGCTCCGGACCCAGGTGGAGCAGGCCATGAGCATGGCCGTCAAGCGCGTCTGCCCTCGCTGCAGCACTTCCTTTGTCAAGAACGCCGGCTGCAACAAGCTCACCTGCCCTTGCGGCTACAAGATGTGCTATGTCTGCCGcgccaacctcgacgacgaaggtTACCGTCACTTCTGCGATCACTTCCGGCCCGACGGCGACCCCCGGCCCTGCACCGAATGCGACCGCTGCAATCTCTGGCAATCGGAGGACACGGAGCGCGTCCTGGCCGAAGCccgtgccgaggccgagcatcGCTggcgcgaggccgagcagcgcGACCTCTCGGGCGCCGAAAAAGCCTTTGTCGAGACGGGCGTTGCCGTCCGCGCCCCCGACAtctccctcggccgcctcttCTCCCGCGGCCGCGTGCCGACCCTGGCTGATGTGcttgaccttgccgtcgaAATTTTGTTCGTCTAG